In the genome of Populus nigra chromosome 19, ddPopNigr1.1, whole genome shotgun sequence, the window TGCAAAACAGCAGTCTTTCACACTTGCTTTGCTAAATGGAAGCTATGTTCTTTGCTCTGTACATATTTCTCTCCTCCTTCTTCAGCCCCATTGTtcttcataaagaaaaaaatgaaaaattaactaACGATTCTATGATGCGgaataaatatgtttataacAAAATCGTAAGTCTTAATAACAAGGAAACAATAACTCCAGCCATTgactctcttttatatatatttggcacTTTCAAACTCTACTCACTCTATATAGATGGTGTAAAACTTAAGGAAATTGAGTCATTAAGTATGGGAAccaaataacattatttatagCCAAAGCTTCCATCAAGCTTTAATGGCTATGTCCCACATATTTATTATATCATGGGTAATTATAAGTAAACCACTTTAAGAGTTCATAAATGTGAATGTTACATCATTAAAGTAAACCACTTTAATAGTTCATAAATGTAAATGTTACATCCTTAAAAGTGAACCACTTTAAAAGCTCATAAATATACCTTTAAAATCGACCACTTTAATAGTTCATAAATGTGAAGGAGAGTTAGAGAGTTGTTTATAATGACTCTATCAAAAACGGTCAACATTCTCGCACTTGGTCCACATTTATAATCTAATATTTCATCTTAAACTTATAGACAATATGTTTTAGTAATAAATACATGAATCATGGCGATAGGTCCTctaattgatgaatattatcTTCCATATATTactatgtatttattttttaaaacattataatttatGTGGCAACAAGTTCTTAATGAATAAACCCTATGTTTATTCTTGGTCCAACAGAAATGAATTTAGGTTGGCTTGCCCTTGTtatctatattatatatttatcacaATATCTCTGgttgaattagatttttaatttttttttaatctaattttgcACCTCTATGAATTTTTACACATGGttacacgttttttttttttttagaattgtttgttTGTAGTTGTTGCATATtcttttatcatctaattaaatttaaaccaaCTTAAAAGAATGAACATAACTTTAACTTCAACAGGACCATCCGGCCACCATGGGGTATTTGCCATAACAGAAACAGAGGAGAGCTTGGGACTTTTACCCATAAATTAGCCTACAAGACAATAATCCCAGCCTTCGACTCCATTAGCAACAATCTGAGGAGGGACTGTAACAAACCAGTTTCCAATCTCCTTCAGTGGATGACCCAGAAACTCAAGCATTCAATGATGTCCCTTCTAGGCACACCAAGATCACTCCATTTCTTCTTGTGATTTGCTATATTTTCCCGCGGTGAGAAGAGAAATAATAAGATTAAGGAGAACGTGAGCAAGAtttatatagaagaaaaaacagtgACAACGATGGCTTAAAGCATTTTCGCAAAAACAAATACCGAAACAAATGGTCTTAAGTTTATCCAAGAACattaggaaaaaagaaaaaggaaaaacttgcAGAGTCGAGACACGTTTCTTATTAATGGATCACCAAGTCTTGAAAGGGACCAAAGGTTCGACATCAGATGATGATAGAGCTTGATCAACTTGAAAACTGCTGCAAGTAATTGATGTAGAAGCATCATCCCACGCACTGATTACTTCAGCCGTGATGCCCTGATCAGCTTCTTCGTTATTTTGTTGAACGTCCTTCTTTTGTGACAATTGAATGATCCTCTCCAACTCTGATGTGACTTGTTTCATTGTCGGTCGCATTTTTCCGTTCAAATTCAAGCATCTCATTGCAATATTAGCCACACCGATGACATCCTCCTTGGGGCAGTGCTCCTTAATTTGAGcatcaacaatatcaaaaattcTGTTCTCTTCcatcaaaagaacaaaatgtGCAGCCAAATTTTTGCGTTCTTGTGACTCGTTTGTAAGAATTGCTTTTTGTCTAGTTAAGAGCTCAGCAAGAACTACTCCAAAACTATAGACATCACTCTTATCTGTATACTGACTAGACCAAAAGTATTCTGGGTCGAAGTAACCAAAGGTGCCTTGCACATTAGTCGTCAAATGAGTTTGATCATCGGAGAGTGATCTTGAAGTCCCGAAATCGGCAATCTTTGCGCGATACTTGTTATCTAAGAGTATGTTGGTGGACTTTATATCTCGATGAAAAATTGGAATGGAAGCTGCTGAGTGAAGATAGCAAAGTGCTCCGGCAGTTTCAGCAGCAATCTGTAATCTCATTTCCCATGATAAAGGGAACTCCTCATTTTGGCGATGGAGATACTCGTAAAGAGTTCCATTAGGAATAAATTCATAAACTAAAAGAGGAACTTCTGCCTCCAAACAGCAACCAAGTAGCCTGACTATATTTCTTTGGTTGATTTGTGAAAGAATACAGACCTCGTTGATGAATCCTTCAAGGTTTTCTTCACCCACCATTGTGGACCTTTTGACCGCAACAATTACTCCATCTGCTAGCATCCCTTTGTACACGGTACCTTGGCCACCTTGACCAAGTATCCTATTCACATTGAAACCATCTGTGGCAGTTTCCAACTCCTCTGAGCTAAATACTTTGGTTTTGGAAATACCACCTTGATCACTTGAGGATAAATGTTGCTGTAACAGTAGACCACCATTCTGTCTGAAAAACTTCTGTTTCAGTTTGATGCTCTTCCTTTTCTCCATGATTTTGTATAGCCACCAGCTACCAATAACCAGTAACAACACGCCAACAACTCCAACAACAGCTGCATTTCTCAggggaaaaataataagaataataataatttcatgatttgtcATTATTTAATgttcacattaataaaaaaataataataagaaacacCATAAGCAAGAACTCCTAATTTTCTTTTAGAACATAGGTTGTACCAtgttcctaatttttttaaatatttaataagatAGATCGCTCAATCTAACCCTACTCTTCAAtatgtattaatatataaaagtatattttcatcaattataaaaagtctataagttataatataatagatatgaatatctatacatattatattatacgATCGAGTCATTAATCATtattaattgcaaaaaaatgttaatcaataagcaattttgaaattttattattcctttaaagttataaagaatttaaatttgttttaaaaaattaattttttatgtttcatgaAATTTTCAACAAAGACAAAGATGATCCACTATTTCAGCATCTTCGAAAAGGTTTTGTCCTagcttttcaagaaaaaaaaaattattcctttaaaattttgaagaattttttttttaattatcatgagATTTTCAAGAAAGACAAACGTGGAgcacttctttctttctttctttctttctttttttttttaaatcctatGTTAGAATAACTTTGAGTGGCATAAGCAACAAAGCAGTAGCGATGGAAGTGGCCATcacttttcaattattttcaaataaaactctaCGATTGAAGATtttcatattttgaatattttttaaaataaaaaataaactagttttTCGATTAGTCTAATTTTGTAAGTGAAATATATTAGTTCGGTTCTTTTGTTTTGAACCCAAAAGGCAAAGCCCTAGTAAATGATAGCTCAACTTATTGTTCTGGATGGATGgcttaattaattacatatatGATAGTTGAAAAACAAGGAACACCTACCACTGCCACGTATTGAAGTGGATGCACATTAATTACCTGAAATAATAATTGTGATGATGTCAAATCCT includes:
- the LOC133679866 gene encoding wall-associated receptor kinase-like 8 codes for the protein MILQRWVFLLMMLLLLVAAVTGATANPDVRDGCRERCGDVIVPYPFGIGEQRCAMNENFFLDCNSTDDGHLELWFGKNMPARNISLLNGTVTVGIDISVDCYDKSGWQSHLFNQSMTLRSGPFTFSDSRNMFTAVGCDTTATVINKEGTFGAACLSLCTVNVTMSKNNSCSGSGCCQTSIPKGLKSLDITIQSFNNHTDVFEFNPCGFAFLEDKDSLDLSDWPLSRTPKPNDTSNVVIEWVAQTETCEQAQAKKSSYACGINTNCYYSDNGQGYRCACNEGFEGNPYLEKGCQDIDECKDPKKYSCHGKCHNTNGDYECKCPLGMHGDGKVGCQGFDIITIIISAVVGVVGVLLLVIGSWWLYKIMEKRKSIKLKQKFFRQNGGLLLQQHLSSSDQGGISKTKVFSSEELETATDGFNVNRILGQGGQGTVYKGMLADGVIVAVKRSTMVGEENLEGFINEVCILSQINQRNIVRLLGCCLEAEVPLLVYEFIPNGTLYEYLHRQNEEFPLSWEMRLQIAAETAGALCYLHSAASIPIFHRDIKSTNILLDNKYRAKIADFGTSRSLSDDQTHLTTNVQGTFGYFDPEYFWSSQYTDKSDVYSFGVVLAELLTRQKAILTNESQERKNLAAHFVLLMEENRIFDIVDAQIKEHCPKEDVIGVANIAMRCLNLNGKMRPTMKQVTSELERIIQLSQKKDVQQNNEEADQGITAEVISAWDDASTSITCSSFQVDQALSSSDVEPLVPFKTW